The proteins below come from a single Beutenbergia cavernae DSM 12333 genomic window:
- a CDS encoding HAD family hydrolase, with product MTLAPEPGSIDAVVFDLGNVVVHWDPVPAFADLGSPAEIEEFFAEVDFTALNHARDAGAPWAEAAADVTARFPHRAGWVEAYVDNFPRTLTGLVPGTSDVVREVKATGIRVLGLTNWSAETFHHAPAAAPVLAELEGILVSGEVGVAKPDPAIFDELVRRFGLVPERTAFTDDSPANVAAARASGLHGLLFTDAATLRRDLRAVGVPVAAS from the coding sequence CCGGGTCCATCGACGCCGTCGTCTTCGACCTCGGCAACGTCGTCGTCCACTGGGATCCCGTGCCGGCATTCGCCGATCTCGGCTCACCCGCCGAGATCGAGGAGTTCTTCGCCGAGGTGGACTTCACCGCGCTCAACCACGCCCGCGATGCGGGGGCGCCGTGGGCGGAGGCGGCAGCCGACGTGACGGCGCGGTTCCCGCACCGCGCCGGCTGGGTGGAGGCGTACGTCGACAACTTCCCGCGGACCCTCACCGGCCTCGTCCCGGGCACGTCCGACGTGGTCCGCGAGGTCAAGGCGACAGGGATCCGCGTCCTCGGGCTGACGAACTGGTCGGCGGAGACGTTCCACCACGCGCCGGCAGCGGCGCCCGTCCTGGCCGAGCTCGAGGGCATCCTGGTCTCGGGCGAGGTCGGCGTGGCGAAGCCCGACCCTGCGATCTTCGACGAGCTCGTGCGGCGGTTCGGGCTCGTGCCGGAGCGCACGGCGTTCACCGACGACTCCCCGGCGAACGTGGCCGCCGCGCGCGCGAGCGGGCTGCACGGCCTGCTCTTCACGGATGCGGCGACGCTGCGGCGCGACCTGCGGGCGGTCGGCGTACCGGTGGCGGCTTCCTAG
- a CDS encoding RsmB/NOP family class I SAM-dependent RNA methyltransferase — protein sequence MADRHGVDRSRGRRPQPRRTADAARRAAFDVLRAVERDDAYANLVLPALLAERGLSGRDAAFATELAYGTLRMRGRYDAILAIASTRPPQELDPPLLDVLRLGAHQLLGMRVAAHAAVSETVTLAREVVGAGASSYANAVLRAIGRAEPEEWDRRLAERTTDPTALLTRRLSHPEWVVRAFREALALDDGAVVGDAGEELLALLEADNAAPAVTLVARPGLAGIRDLPGATPARWARTAAVLGAGDPASIEAVRTGRAAVQDEGSQLVALALAAAPVDGPDDAWLDLCAGPGGKTALLSSLLAERGEGGRLLAAEVVPHRADLVRRAVRALPPGLVEVRALDGRELGTERPGAFDRVLVDAPCTGLGALRRRPEARWRRSPADLASLGPLQRDLLTSAVGAVRPGGVVAYVTCSPHLAETRVVVDDVMRRVGGLELLDAAAVLDGVSQESMHLGAGPYAQLWPHRHGTDAMFLALLRRTG from the coding sequence ATGGCTGACCGGCACGGGGTCGACCGTTCCCGCGGGCGCCGTCCACAGCCCCGCCGCACCGCGGACGCCGCGCGTCGGGCAGCGTTCGACGTGCTGCGCGCCGTCGAGCGCGACGACGCCTACGCGAACCTCGTGCTGCCCGCCCTGCTCGCCGAGCGGGGGCTGAGCGGCCGCGACGCGGCCTTCGCGACCGAGCTCGCCTACGGCACGCTGCGGATGCGGGGCCGGTACGACGCGATCCTGGCGATCGCGAGCACCCGGCCGCCGCAGGAGCTCGACCCGCCGCTGCTCGACGTGCTGCGGCTCGGAGCCCACCAGCTCCTCGGGATGCGCGTGGCCGCGCACGCCGCGGTCTCCGAGACCGTGACGCTCGCGCGGGAGGTGGTCGGCGCGGGGGCGTCGTCGTACGCCAACGCCGTGCTGCGGGCGATCGGCCGCGCCGAGCCGGAGGAGTGGGACCGCCGGCTGGCGGAGCGCACGACCGATCCGACCGCGCTGCTCACGCGGAGGCTCAGCCACCCGGAGTGGGTGGTCCGGGCGTTCCGCGAGGCGCTGGCGCTCGACGACGGCGCGGTCGTCGGCGATGCGGGGGAGGAGCTGCTCGCGCTCCTGGAGGCGGACAACGCGGCCCCGGCCGTGACGCTCGTCGCGCGCCCCGGCCTGGCCGGCATCCGCGACCTGCCCGGCGCCACGCCCGCACGGTGGGCGCGGACCGCCGCCGTCCTCGGCGCCGGCGACCCCGCCTCGATCGAGGCGGTGCGGACCGGCCGGGCGGCGGTCCAGGACGAGGGCAGCCAGCTCGTCGCCCTCGCGCTGGCGGCCGCCCCGGTGGACGGCCCAGACGACGCCTGGCTGGACCTGTGCGCCGGCCCGGGCGGCAAGACGGCGCTCCTCTCCTCGCTCCTGGCGGAGCGGGGTGAGGGGGGCCGCCTGCTCGCGGCCGAGGTCGTCCCGCACCGGGCCGACCTCGTGCGGCGGGCCGTGCGGGCGCTCCCGCCCGGGCTCGTCGAGGTCCGCGCGCTCGACGGGCGCGAGCTCGGGACGGAGCGCCCGGGTGCGTTCGACCGCGTGCTCGTCGACGCGCCGTGCACCGGGCTCGGCGCGCTGCGGCGCCGGCCGGAGGCGCGCTGGCGGAGGAGTCCGGCCGACCTGGCGTCGTTGGGACCGCTGCAGAGGGACCTGCTGACGTCGGCCGTCGGCGCCGTCCGACCCGGCGGCGTCGTCGCCTACGTCACGTGCTCGCCGCACCTCGCGGAGACCCGCGTGGTGGTCGACGACGTGATGCGCCGCGTCGGGGGGCTGGAGCTGCTCGACGCGGCGGCGGTGCTCGACGGCGTGTCCCAGGAGTCGATGCACCTCGGCGCCGGCCCGTACGCGCAGCTGTGGCCCCACCGGCACGGCACCGACGCGATGTTCCTGGCGCTGCTGCGTCGCACCGGCTGA
- the fmt gene encoding methionyl-tRNA formyltransferase: protein MRVLFAGTPDVAIPTLRALVGSRHHVVAALTRPPARRSRRGHDEPSPVAATAAELGVPVLEPRSVRATDVAEELRALDLDVAVVVAYGALLPEDLLAIPRHGWINLHFSVLPAWRGAAPVQHAVWHGDEVTGATTFRITAGLDEGPVYGVLTERVRPRDTSGDLLARLADAGPRLVLDTLDAVADGTARPQAQPDDGVTLAPRLSVEQARVRWADPALAVDRQVRACTPAPGAWTTLDGARVKVGPLDPVDAPPLPAGRIAVERQRVLVGTGSAPVELGRLAPAGKGWMDAASWARGARLAGDATFGADDG from the coding sequence CTGCGCGTCCTCTTCGCCGGCACACCCGACGTCGCGATCCCGACGCTGCGCGCGCTCGTGGGCTCGCGGCACCACGTCGTGGCCGCCTTGACGCGCCCGCCGGCACGCCGGTCCCGGCGCGGGCACGACGAGCCGAGCCCGGTCGCCGCGACGGCGGCCGAGCTCGGTGTCCCCGTGCTCGAGCCCAGGTCCGTGCGCGCCACGGACGTCGCCGAGGAGCTGCGCGCGCTCGACCTCGACGTCGCCGTCGTCGTCGCGTACGGAGCGCTGCTGCCCGAGGACCTGCTCGCGATCCCGCGGCACGGCTGGATCAACCTCCACTTCTCCGTGCTGCCGGCCTGGCGCGGTGCGGCGCCGGTGCAGCACGCCGTCTGGCACGGTGACGAGGTCACGGGCGCGACGACGTTCCGCATCACCGCCGGCCTGGACGAGGGCCCGGTGTACGGCGTGCTCACCGAGCGGGTCCGCCCCCGGGACACGAGCGGGGACCTGCTCGCCCGGCTCGCCGACGCCGGTCCGCGCCTCGTGCTCGACACGCTCGACGCCGTCGCGGACGGCACGGCGCGGCCGCAGGCCCAGCCGGACGACGGCGTCACTCTCGCCCCGCGCCTGAGCGTCGAGCAGGCGCGCGTGCGCTGGGCGGACCCGGCCCTCGCCGTCGACCGGCAGGTCCGTGCGTGCACTCCCGCGCCCGGCGCGTGGACGACGCTCGACGGGGCGCGCGTGAAGGTCGGGCCGCTCGACCCCGTGGACGCGCCGCCGCTCCCCGCCGGCCGGATCGCCGTCGAGCGCCAGCGGGTGCTCGTGGGCACGGGCTCGGCGCCGGTCGAGCTCGGGCGTCTCGCGCCGGCCGGGAAGGGGTGGATGGACGCCGCGTCGTGGGCCCGTGGGGCGCGGCTCGCAGGGGACGCCACGTTCGGGGCCGACGATGGCTGA
- the rpe gene encoding ribulose-phosphate 3-epimerase yields MGILITPSILNSDFSDLRGELAKIAGADYAHVDVMDNHFVPNLTLGLPVVESIVRASPVPVDAHLMITDPDRWAPAYAEAGAGSVTFHAEAAAAPVRLAREIRSQGARAGLALRPATPIEPYVDLLAEVDMVLVMTVEPGFGGQPFLTSMLPKIRRTRDAVAAAGLDVWVQVDGGVSRSTIEQAANAGANVFVAGSAVYAAEDAAAEVSTLRDLADGAFHD; encoded by the coding sequence GTGGGCATCCTCATCACTCCGAGCATCCTCAACTCCGACTTCTCGGACCTGCGAGGCGAGCTCGCGAAGATCGCCGGTGCGGACTACGCGCACGTCGACGTCATGGACAACCACTTCGTCCCCAACCTCACGCTGGGGCTGCCCGTGGTGGAGTCGATCGTCCGCGCGAGCCCCGTCCCGGTCGACGCGCACCTCATGATCACCGACCCGGACCGGTGGGCGCCCGCGTACGCCGAGGCCGGGGCCGGCTCGGTGACGTTCCACGCCGAGGCGGCGGCCGCACCCGTGCGGCTGGCGCGGGAGATCCGGTCCCAGGGAGCACGCGCGGGTCTCGCGCTGCGGCCCGCGACGCCGATCGAGCCGTACGTGGACCTGCTCGCCGAGGTGGACATGGTCCTCGTGATGACCGTGGAGCCGGGCTTCGGCGGGCAGCCGTTCCTCACCTCGATGCTGCCGAAGATCCGGCGCACACGGGACGCCGTCGCCGCCGCCGGCCTCGACGTGTGGGTCCAGGTCGACGGCGGCGTCTCCCGCTCCACGATCGAGCAGGCGGCCAACGCCGGTGCGAACGTCTTCGTCGCGGGGTCGGCCGTGTACGCGGCCGAGGACGCCGCGGCGGAGGTGTCCACGTTGCGGGACCTCGCGGACGGCGCGTTTCACGACTGA